In Oryza sativa Japonica Group chromosome 2, ASM3414082v1, the following are encoded in one genomic region:
- the LOC136355316 gene encoding kinesin-like protein KIN-4C, translated as MEGSEAAQQKDSVKVVVNIRPLITPELLLGCTDCVTVTPGEPQVQIGPHVFTYDHVFGSTGSPSSLIFEQCVHPLIDSLFRGYNATVLAYGQTGSGKTYTMGTNYTGEANCGGIIPQVMETIFKKADALKDGTEFLIRVSFIEIFKEEVFDLLDASHAALRLDSGSVAKATAPARVPIQIRETGNGGITLAGVTEAEVKTKEEMASFLARGSSSRATGSTNMNSQSSRSHAIFTISMDQKKTSSASDKLSNDDYDILSSKFHLVDLAGSERAKRTGADGLRLKEGIHINRGLLALGNVISALGDEKKRKEGAFVPYRDSKLTRLLQDSLGGNSKTAMIACISPADSNAEETINTLKYANRARNIQNKAVINRDPVTAEMQKLRSQLEQLQTELLFSRSGSAALEELQLLQQKVSLLELKNSELNHELKERELSYEQLAQSALAAQLEKDQLMLKIESARNGKSWDDIENTDTDQDVEVMKRYILKIQQLESELTRQKFSSTCKNDLHDRFAMDKDLLLDDLGSGCEVGTPDASSEADEEKERDHSSMQDKLDKELQELDKRLQQKEAEMKEFAKSDTSVLKQHYEKKLNEMEQEKKALQKEIEELRHALTNITSSTDESAQKLKENYLQKLNTLESQVSELKKKQEAQQQLIRQKQRSDEAAKRLQEDIHRIKSQKVQLQQKIKQESEQFRSWKAAREKEVLQLKKEGRRNEYEMHKLLALNQRQKMVLQRKTEEAAMATKRLKESLEAKKSTRDTYGSASGSGIQALMRAIDDELEVTVRAYELRSHYERQMQERAAISKEIAKLKECPQAMSPSARSSRISALENMLSSSSSAMVSMASQLSEAEERERAFNGKGRWNHVRSLPDAKNTMNYLFQLASSSRCQQLDKEVMCKEKEHLICDLKEKVVALNGRIRQLETQVKDLNNQNMLLFTAISEAKNPVGTSRKGTVGSEDGQHYAMRKSIRASHSLHYSKNSFLWSDDMDISDSEKSEGSDADWEASDADYGASDADWECSKKVRRRRQTVSSHLNPNPGSGTTQKSAKSEMASQEKSTSLDLAPQCCSCSKYSSCKTQKCECRASGSHCGGDCGCITSRCSNRVDMKEEKEGGGVVEVSSSDDVDDAKVQEIVKEGVMLLENSMSEKEAQETKSRKPLADIGNGVVKQTGAKPKQRKNWRKSTVQLVPSAPPLPPTAPQNTEPVPRNRDIPLRLPRAMSSPAVDSIPLTDRNAAKPDESMSSNKENVTAVRARSPARPRKNANEKENHLR; from the exons ATGGAGGGTTCCGAGGCAGCGCAGCAGAAGGACAGCGTGAAGGTGGTCGTCAACATCCGACCGCTCATCAcgccggagctcctcctcggCTGCACCGACTGCGTCACCGTCACGCCCGGCGAGCCGCAG GTCCAAATTGGCCCACATGTCTTCACGTATGACCATGTATTCGGCAGCACAGGCTCTCCTTCCTCGTTAATATTTGAGCAATGTGTGCATCCTCTCATTGATTCATTATTCCGTGGATACAACGCTACAGTCCTAGCTTATGGGCAG ACTGGCTCCGGCAAGACATATACAATGGGTACTAATTATACTGGTGAAGCTAATTGTGGAGGAATAATTCCTCAAGTTATGGAGACAATATTCAAAAAGGCCGATGCATTGAAGGATGGCACAGAGTTTTTAATTAGGGTGTCCTTCATTGAG ATCTTCAAGGAGGAAGTCTTTGATTTGCTAGATGCAAGTCATGCTGCCCTCAGACTTGATTCAGGGTCTGTAGCCAAAGCAACTGCACCTGCCAGAGTGCCAATTCAGATTAGAGAGACTGGTAATGGCGGCATTACACTTGCTGGTGTGACAGAGGCTGAGGTGAAGACAAAGGAAGAAATGGCCTCATTTTTGGCACGTGGTTCTTCCTCGCGTGCAACAGGAAGTACAAACATGAATAGTCAGTCAAG CCGGTCTCATGCTATCTTTACAATTTCAATGGATCAAAAGAAGACCTCGAGTGCCTCTGACAAGTTATCTAACGATGACTATGATATTTTGTCCTCAAAGTTTCATCTAGTTGACCTTGCGGGTTCTGAAAGGGCTAAACGAACAGGAGCTGACGGATTACGGCTTAAAGAAG GAATACACATAAATAGAGGCCTTCTAGCCCTTGGCAATGTCATTAGTGCATTAGGCGatgaaaagaagagaaaagaaggaGCATTTGTCCCATATCGGGACAGTAAATTAACACGTCTTCTGCAG gATTCGCTTGGAGGAAACAGTAAAACTGCTATGATTG CTTGCATTAGTCCTGCCGATTCAAATGCAGAAGAAACCATAAACACACTCAAGTATGCCAATCGTGCACGGAACATTCAAAATAAAGCTGTG ATAAACCGTGACCCAGTTACAGCAGAGATGCAAAAATTAAGGAGTCAGTTGGAGCAGTTGCAGACTGAGCTCCTGTTCTCCCGCAGTGGGAGTGCTGCTCTAGAAGAACTGCAG CTGCTGCAACAAAAAGTGTCTCTACTTGAGCTAAAAAACTCAGAGCTTAACCATGAGCTTAAGGAAAGGGAATTGTCATATGAACAGTTGGCACAAAGTGCACTTGCCGCCCAG CTTGAAAAGGACCAGTTGATGTTGAAGATTGAATCAGCACGCAatgggaaatcatgggatgacATTGAGAATACTGATACTGACCAG GATGTGGAGGTCATGAagagatatattttgaaaattcaGCAGTTGGAGAGTGAACTGACAAGGCAAAAGTTCTCTAGTACCTGCAAAAATGATTTACATGATCGGTTTGCCATGGACAAGGATTTGCTTCTCGATGACTTGGGTTCAGGTTGTGAAGTAGGAACACCTGATGCTTCAA GTGAAGCCgatgaagaaaaggaaagagacCATTCATCCATGCAAGACAAACTTGATAAGGAACTCCAGGAACTAGATAAAAGACTTCAGCAAAAGGAG GCGGAGATGAAAGAATTTGCAAAAAGTGACACCTCTGTTCTCAAGCAACATTACGAGAAGAAGTTAAATGAGATGGAGCAAGAAAAGAAGGCTCTTCAG aaAGAAATTGAGGAACTTCGTCATGCATTAACCAATATTACTTCTTCTACTGATGAGAGTGCACAAAAACTGAAAGAAAACTACCTTCAGAAGCTGAATACACTTGAATCTCAG GTCTCTGAGCTAAAAAAAAAGCAGGAAGCTCAACAGCAGCTAATACGACAGAAACAGAGAAGTGATGAGGCTGCTAAGCGCTTGCAAGAAGATATTCATCGTATAAAATCTCAAAAG GTTCAACTTCAACAAAAGATTAAGCAAGAATCTGAGCAATTTAGATCTTGGAAGGCTGCTCGGGAAAAGGAAGTTCTTCAG CTCAAGAAGGAAGGGAGAAGAAATGAATATGAGATGCATAAACTCCTGGCCCTAAATCAGAGGCAGAAAATG GTTTTACAGCGGAAAACTGAAGAAGCAGCAATGGCTACGAAAAGACTGAAGGAGTCGCTTGAAGCAAAAAAGTCCACCCGTGACACATATG gaAGTGCAAGCGGTTCTGGGATTCAG GCTTTAATGCGGGCCATTGATGATGAACTTGAAGTGACTGTAAGGGCATACGAATTGCGTTCGCACTACGAGCGACAAATGCAAGA GAGAGCAGCAATCTCCAAGGAAATAGCAAAGCTGAAAGAGTGTCCTCAGGCTATGTCTCCTAGTGCTAGAAGTTCTAGGATATCAGCGCTAGAAAACATGCTGTCATCATCCTCTAGTGCAATGGTGTCTATGGCTTCTCAACTGTCTGAAGCGGAGGAGCGAGAGCGTGCATTCAATGGTAAGGGCAGATGGAACCATGTAAGGTCCCTTCCTGATGCGAAGAACACAATGAATTACCTTTTTCAGTTGGCATCATCTTCAAG ATGTCAACAACTTGACAAAGAGGTGATGTGTAAAGAGAAAGAACACCTCATTTGTGACCTGAAGGAAAAGGTGGTTGCACTTAATGGTAGAATCAGACAATTAGAAACTCAAGTGAAGGATTTGAATAACCAAAATATGCTG TTATTTACTGCTATAAGTGAAGCAAAAAATCCTGTTGGCACTTCCAGAAAGGGTACTGTTGGTTCTGAAGATGGTCAACATTATGCTATGCGAAAG AGCATTCGAGCTTCCCATAGTTTACATTATAGTAAGAACAGCTTCTTGTGGTCTGATGACATGGATATATCAGATTCTGAGAAATCGGAAGGATCTGATGCAGATTGGGAAGCATCTGATGCAGACTACGGAGCATCTGATGCAGATTGGGAATGTTCGAAGAAGGTCAGAAGACGTCGGCAAACAGTGTCCAGCCATCTGAATCCTAACCCGGGTAGTGGTACTACACAAAAAAGTGCAAAATCAGAAATGGCCAGTCAAGAAAAGTCTACTTCACTGGACCTTGCTCCACAGTGCTGCTCATGCTCGAAATACTCATCCTGCAAGACCCAAAAATGCGAATGTAGAGCTTCAGGTTCACATTGTGGGGGTGATTGTGGATGTATTACCTCCAGGTGTTCTAATAGGGTGGATAtgaaggaagaaaaggaaggTGGTGGGGTGGTTGAAGTATCTTCTTCAGATGATGTGGATGATGCAAAAGTTCAGGAAATTGTGAAGGAGGGCGTCATGCTTCTTGAGAATTCTATGTCAGAGAAGGAAGCTCAAGAGACAAAATCAAGAAAACCACTGGCTGATATTGGAAATGGTGTG GTGAAACAAACTGGGGCAAAACCAAAGCAAAGGAAGAATTGGCGCAAGTCTACCGTTCAGCTCGTCCCTTCAGCGCCACCTCTCCCACCCACGGCGCCGCAGAACACCGAGCCGGTTCCACGGAACAGAGACATACCCCTCAGGCTGCCCCGAGCAATGTCCTCACCAGCTGTGGACAGCATCCCTCTCACGGACCGCAACGCCGCGAAGCCTGACGAATCCATGAGCAGCAACAAGGAGAACGTCACTGCCGTTCGTGCGAGATCTCCTGCTCGGCCGAGAAAGAACGCCAACGAGAAAGAGAATCACTTGCGATGA